A section of the Labrus bergylta chromosome 21, fLabBer1.1, whole genome shotgun sequence genome encodes:
- the crygmx gene encoding crystallin, gamma MX produces MGKIIFYEDRNFQGRHHECSNDSPEMQNHFSRCNSIRVDSGCWVAYEKSNYGGYQYMLHKGEYPDYQRWAGFNDCIRSCRMVPPYNGNYRMKIFERSDFGGQNMELMEDCPDLNERFHTRDISSVNVMEGYWMLHEHPNYRGRQYFLRPGEYRRHSEWGSTTPTIGSLKRVTEAN; encoded by the exons ATGGGCAAG ATTATCTTCTACGAAGACAGGAATTTCCAAGGGCGTCACCATGAGTGCAGTAATGACTCTCCTGAGATGCAAAACCACTTCAGCCGCTGTAACTCGATAAGAGTGGACAGCGGTTGTTGGGTTGCCTATGAGAAGTCCAATTATGGTGGCTACCAGTACATGCTGCACAAGGGCGAGTATCCTGACTACCAACGTTGGGCAGGCTTCAATGACTGTATCCGCTCCTGCCGTATGGTGCCTCCT TACAATGGAAACTATAGGATGAAGATCTTTGAGCGCTCTGACTTTGGTGGCCAGAATATGGAGCTAATGGAAGACTGCCCAGATCTGAATGAGCGTTTCCACACCCGTGACATCTCCTCTGTCAATGTCATGGAGGGCTACTGGATGCTCCATGAACACCCGAATTACAGGGGACGCCAGTACTTCTTGCGCCCTGGAGAGTACAGGAGGCACAGCGAGTGGGGAAGCACCACCCCCACCATTGGATCCCTGAAACGTGTCACTGAAGCCaactga
- the aldh18a1 gene encoding delta-1-pyrroline-5-carboxylate synthase isoform X2 — MLLQRLALCSRTSVDLQRHVCQLRTRPLTQVAQRKAHGSSFAHRSELRHAKRIVVKLGSAVVTRGDECGLALGRLASIVEQVAMLQNQGREMMIVTSGAVAFGKQRLRHEILLSQSVRQALHSGHNQLKDMSLPVLEARACAAAGQSGLMALYEAMFTQYSTCTAQVLVTNLDFHDDDKRQNLNSTLQELLRMNIVPIINTNDAVVPPPEPNSDLQGVISIKDNDSLAARLAVEMKADLLVALSDVEGLYNSPPGTDDAKLIDIFYPGDQQSITYGTKSRVGIGGMEAKVKAALWALQGGTSVVIANGTNPKVTGHVITDIVEGKKVGTFFSEIKPAGPTVEQQTEMARNSGRTLASLPPEQRSEIICQLAELLTERKEEILAANKLDMDLAVNTGHMPQAMLKRLSLSPSKLNSLAIGLRQIAVAAQDSVGRVLRRTRVAHNLELEQITVPIGVLLVIFEARPDCLPQVSALAIASGNALLLKGGKEAANTNRVLHQLTQEALSMHGVTEAVQLVSTREEVEDLCRLDKIIDLIIPRGSSQLVRDIQRAAKGIPVMGHSEGICHVYLDADASIDKVIKIVRDSKCDYPAACNAMETLLIHRDILRTPLFDQIIDMLRTERVKIHAGPRFASYLTFSPSEAKSLRTEYGDLECCMEVVDSMQEAVDHIHKYGSSHTDVIVTENEDTAEQFLQQLDSACVFWNASSRFADGYRFGLGAEVGISTARIHARGPVGLEGLLTTKWVLRGDGHTAADFSEHGTMKYLHESLPVGQPLAGQRDSN; from the exons ATGCTGCTGCAAAGGCTTGCACTTTGTTCAAGGACCTCTGTGGATCTCCAGAGACACGTTTGCCAGTTGCGCACAAGACCACTGACGCAAG TGGCCCAAAGAAAAGCTCATGGCAGCTCTTTTGCACACCGCAGTGAACTACGACATGCCAAAAGGATTGTAGTCAAGCTCGGCAGTGCCGTGGTCACCCGTGGTGATGAATGCGGTTTGGCTCTGGGGAGGCTGGCCTCCATTGTGGAGCAG GTGGCCATGCTGCAGAACCAAGGCAGGGAGATGATGATTGTCACCAGTGGAGCGGTGGCCTTTGGCAAGCAAAGATTAAGACATGAGATCCTGCTGTCCCAGAGTGTCCGACAGGCGCTGCATTCAGGACACAACCAGCTCAAGGACATG TCTTTACCGGTGCTGGAAGCCCGAGCCTGTGCGGCAGCAGGACAAAGTGGCCTGATGGCCCTCTATGAGGCCATGTTCACCCAATACAGCACCTGCACTGCACAG GTCCTGGTGACGAACCTGGATTTCCACGATGATGACAAGAGGCAGAACCTGAACAGCaccctgcaggagctgctgcGCATGAACATTGTGCCCATCATCAATACAAATGATGCTGTGGTGCCCCCGCCGGAGCCCAACAGCGACCTGCAGGGG GTGATCAGCATTAAAGACAACGACAGTCTGGCGGCACGGCTAGCTGTTGAGATGAAGGCTGACCTGCTCGTCGCACTGTCTGACGTGGAAG gaTTGTACAACAGCCCTCCTGGAACAGACGATGCAAAGCTTATTGATATCTTCTATCCTGGAGACCAGCAGTCAATCACCTATGGAACAAAGTCCAGAGTTGGGATTGGAGGTATGGAAGCCAAG GTCAAGGCTGCTCTCTGGGCTCTGCAAGGTGGCACCTCAGTGGTCATTGCAAATGGCACCAACCCCAAAGTGACAGGTCATGTCATCACTGATATTGTGGAGGGTAAGAAGGTGGGAACCTTCTTCTCTGAGATCAAACCTGCAG GACCAACTGTTGAGCAGCAGACAGAAATGGCAAGAAACTCTGGAAGAACACTGGCATCTCTGCCCCCAGAGCAG aggAGTGAGATAATCTGCCAACTAGCAGAGCTGCTCActgaaaggaaggaagaaattCTGGCTGCCAACAAGTTGGACATGGACCTTGCAGTTAATACAG GCCATATGCCACAAGCCATGCTAAAGCGTCTAAGCTTGTCACCATCCAAACTTAACAGCTTGGCCATAGGTCTGCGTCAGATCGCAGTGGCCGCCCAGGACAGCGTGGGCCGTGTGCTGCGCAGGACCAGGGTGGCTCACAACCTGGAGCTGGAGCAGATCACAGTGCCCATTGGGGTTCTTCTTGTTATATTTGAGGCCCGACCTGACTGCCTGCCCCAG GTGTCAGCATTGGCCATAGCCAGTGGCAATGCCCTCCTGTTGAAGGGAGGTAAAGAGGCAGCCAACACCAATCGTGTCCTCCATCAGCTCACCCAAGAGGCCCTCTCCATGCATGGAGTCACAGAGGCTGTgcagctg GTGAGCACacgggaggaggtggaggatcTGTGCCGACTGGACAAGATAATCGACTTGATCATCCCCCGAGGTTCCTCCCAGCTGGTTCGGGACATTCAGCGGGCGGCCAAGGGCATCCCTGTGATGGGTCACAGCGAGGGAATCTGCCACGTCTACCTCGATGCAGATGCCAGCATTGACAAAGTCATTAAAATTG TCAGGGACTCAAAGTGTGACTACCCAGCTGCATGTAatgccatggaaacactgctGATTCACAGGGACATCCTCCGCACTCCACTGTTTGACCAAATCATTGACATGCTGCGCACTGAGCGG GTGAAGATTCATGCCGGCCCTCGGTTCGCCTCATACCTGACATTCAGCCCGTCAGAGGCCAAGTCTCTGCGGACAGAGTACGGCGACCTGGAGTGCTGCATGGAGGTGGTGGACAGCATGCAGGAGGCTGTGGATCATATTCATAAGTATGGCAGCTCCCACACAGATGTTATCGTCACAGAAAATG AGGATACAGCTGAGCAGTTCCTGCAGCAGTTAGACAGCGCCTGTGTTTTCTGGAATGCAAGCTCACGCTTCGCTGATGGCTATCGCTTTGGACTTG GAGCAGAAGTAGGCATTAGCACGGCTCGTATCCATGCTCGGGGCCCTGTTGGCCTGGAGGGGCTGCTCACTACAAAGTGGGTTCTGAGAGGTGATGGGCACACAGCAGCTGACTTCTCTGAGCATGGCACAATGAAGTACCTCCATGAAAGCCTGCCTGTCGGGCAGCCTCTTGCTGGGCAAAGGGACAGCAACTAG
- the aldh18a1 gene encoding delta-1-pyrroline-5-carboxylate synthase isoform X3, which produces MAQRKAHGSSFAHRSELRHAKRIVVKLGSAVVTRGDECGLALGRLASIVEQVAMLQNQGREMMIVTSGAVAFGKQRLRHEILLSQSVRQALHSGHNQLKDMSLPVLEARACAAAGQSGLMALYEAMFTQYSTCTAQVLVTNLDFHDDDKRQNLNSTLQELLRMNIVPIINTNDAVVPPPEPNSDLQGVNVISIKDNDSLAARLAVEMKADLLVALSDVEGLYNSPPGTDDAKLIDIFYPGDQQSITYGTKSRVGIGGMEAKVKAALWALQGGTSVVIANGTNPKVTGHVITDIVEGKKVGTFFSEIKPAGPTVEQQTEMARNSGRTLASLPPEQRSEIICQLAELLTERKEEILAANKLDMDLAVNTGHMPQAMLKRLSLSPSKLNSLAIGLRQIAVAAQDSVGRVLRRTRVAHNLELEQITVPIGVLLVIFEARPDCLPQVSALAIASGNALLLKGGKEAANTNRVLHQLTQEALSMHGVTEAVQLVSTREEVEDLCRLDKIIDLIIPRGSSQLVRDIQRAAKGIPVMGHSEGICHVYLDADASIDKVIKIVRDSKCDYPAACNAMETLLIHRDILRTPLFDQIIDMLRTERVKIHAGPRFASYLTFSPSEAKSLRTEYGDLECCMEVVDSMQEAVDHIHKYGSSHTDVIVTENEDTAEQFLQQLDSACVFWNASSRFADGYRFGLGAEVGISTARIHARGPVGLEGLLTTKWVLRGDGHTAADFSEHGTMKYLHESLPVGQPLAGQRDSN; this is translated from the exons A TGGCCCAAAGAAAAGCTCATGGCAGCTCTTTTGCACACCGCAGTGAACTACGACATGCCAAAAGGATTGTAGTCAAGCTCGGCAGTGCCGTGGTCACCCGTGGTGATGAATGCGGTTTGGCTCTGGGGAGGCTGGCCTCCATTGTGGAGCAG GTGGCCATGCTGCAGAACCAAGGCAGGGAGATGATGATTGTCACCAGTGGAGCGGTGGCCTTTGGCAAGCAAAGATTAAGACATGAGATCCTGCTGTCCCAGAGTGTCCGACAGGCGCTGCATTCAGGACACAACCAGCTCAAGGACATG TCTTTACCGGTGCTGGAAGCCCGAGCCTGTGCGGCAGCAGGACAAAGTGGCCTGATGGCCCTCTATGAGGCCATGTTCACCCAATACAGCACCTGCACTGCACAG GTCCTGGTGACGAACCTGGATTTCCACGATGATGACAAGAGGCAGAACCTGAACAGCaccctgcaggagctgctgcGCATGAACATTGTGCCCATCATCAATACAAATGATGCTGTGGTGCCCCCGCCGGAGCCCAACAGCGACCTGCAGGGGGTAAAT GTGATCAGCATTAAAGACAACGACAGTCTGGCGGCACGGCTAGCTGTTGAGATGAAGGCTGACCTGCTCGTCGCACTGTCTGACGTGGAAG gaTTGTACAACAGCCCTCCTGGAACAGACGATGCAAAGCTTATTGATATCTTCTATCCTGGAGACCAGCAGTCAATCACCTATGGAACAAAGTCCAGAGTTGGGATTGGAGGTATGGAAGCCAAG GTCAAGGCTGCTCTCTGGGCTCTGCAAGGTGGCACCTCAGTGGTCATTGCAAATGGCACCAACCCCAAAGTGACAGGTCATGTCATCACTGATATTGTGGAGGGTAAGAAGGTGGGAACCTTCTTCTCTGAGATCAAACCTGCAG GACCAACTGTTGAGCAGCAGACAGAAATGGCAAGAAACTCTGGAAGAACACTGGCATCTCTGCCCCCAGAGCAG aggAGTGAGATAATCTGCCAACTAGCAGAGCTGCTCActgaaaggaaggaagaaattCTGGCTGCCAACAAGTTGGACATGGACCTTGCAGTTAATACAG GCCATATGCCACAAGCCATGCTAAAGCGTCTAAGCTTGTCACCATCCAAACTTAACAGCTTGGCCATAGGTCTGCGTCAGATCGCAGTGGCCGCCCAGGACAGCGTGGGCCGTGTGCTGCGCAGGACCAGGGTGGCTCACAACCTGGAGCTGGAGCAGATCACAGTGCCCATTGGGGTTCTTCTTGTTATATTTGAGGCCCGACCTGACTGCCTGCCCCAG GTGTCAGCATTGGCCATAGCCAGTGGCAATGCCCTCCTGTTGAAGGGAGGTAAAGAGGCAGCCAACACCAATCGTGTCCTCCATCAGCTCACCCAAGAGGCCCTCTCCATGCATGGAGTCACAGAGGCTGTgcagctg GTGAGCACacgggaggaggtggaggatcTGTGCCGACTGGACAAGATAATCGACTTGATCATCCCCCGAGGTTCCTCCCAGCTGGTTCGGGACATTCAGCGGGCGGCCAAGGGCATCCCTGTGATGGGTCACAGCGAGGGAATCTGCCACGTCTACCTCGATGCAGATGCCAGCATTGACAAAGTCATTAAAATTG TCAGGGACTCAAAGTGTGACTACCCAGCTGCATGTAatgccatggaaacactgctGATTCACAGGGACATCCTCCGCACTCCACTGTTTGACCAAATCATTGACATGCTGCGCACTGAGCGG GTGAAGATTCATGCCGGCCCTCGGTTCGCCTCATACCTGACATTCAGCCCGTCAGAGGCCAAGTCTCTGCGGACAGAGTACGGCGACCTGGAGTGCTGCATGGAGGTGGTGGACAGCATGCAGGAGGCTGTGGATCATATTCATAAGTATGGCAGCTCCCACACAGATGTTATCGTCACAGAAAATG AGGATACAGCTGAGCAGTTCCTGCAGCAGTTAGACAGCGCCTGTGTTTTCTGGAATGCAAGCTCACGCTTCGCTGATGGCTATCGCTTTGGACTTG GAGCAGAAGTAGGCATTAGCACGGCTCGTATCCATGCTCGGGGCCCTGTTGGCCTGGAGGGGCTGCTCACTACAAAGTGGGTTCTGAGAGGTGATGGGCACACAGCAGCTGACTTCTCTGAGCATGGCACAATGAAGTACCTCCATGAAAGCCTGCCTGTCGGGCAGCCTCTTGCTGGGCAAAGGGACAGCAACTAG
- the aldh18a1 gene encoding delta-1-pyrroline-5-carboxylate synthase isoform X1 translates to MLLQRLALCSRTSVDLQRHVCQLRTRPLTQVAQRKAHGSSFAHRSELRHAKRIVVKLGSAVVTRGDECGLALGRLASIVEQVAMLQNQGREMMIVTSGAVAFGKQRLRHEILLSQSVRQALHSGHNQLKDMSLPVLEARACAAAGQSGLMALYEAMFTQYSTCTAQVLVTNLDFHDDDKRQNLNSTLQELLRMNIVPIINTNDAVVPPPEPNSDLQGVNVISIKDNDSLAARLAVEMKADLLVALSDVEGLYNSPPGTDDAKLIDIFYPGDQQSITYGTKSRVGIGGMEAKVKAALWALQGGTSVVIANGTNPKVTGHVITDIVEGKKVGTFFSEIKPAGPTVEQQTEMARNSGRTLASLPPEQRSEIICQLAELLTERKEEILAANKLDMDLAVNTGHMPQAMLKRLSLSPSKLNSLAIGLRQIAVAAQDSVGRVLRRTRVAHNLELEQITVPIGVLLVIFEARPDCLPQVSALAIASGNALLLKGGKEAANTNRVLHQLTQEALSMHGVTEAVQLVSTREEVEDLCRLDKIIDLIIPRGSSQLVRDIQRAAKGIPVMGHSEGICHVYLDADASIDKVIKIVRDSKCDYPAACNAMETLLIHRDILRTPLFDQIIDMLRTERVKIHAGPRFASYLTFSPSEAKSLRTEYGDLECCMEVVDSMQEAVDHIHKYGSSHTDVIVTENEDTAEQFLQQLDSACVFWNASSRFADGYRFGLGAEVGISTARIHARGPVGLEGLLTTKWVLRGDGHTAADFSEHGTMKYLHESLPVGQPLAGQRDSN, encoded by the exons ATGCTGCTGCAAAGGCTTGCACTTTGTTCAAGGACCTCTGTGGATCTCCAGAGACACGTTTGCCAGTTGCGCACAAGACCACTGACGCAAG TGGCCCAAAGAAAAGCTCATGGCAGCTCTTTTGCACACCGCAGTGAACTACGACATGCCAAAAGGATTGTAGTCAAGCTCGGCAGTGCCGTGGTCACCCGTGGTGATGAATGCGGTTTGGCTCTGGGGAGGCTGGCCTCCATTGTGGAGCAG GTGGCCATGCTGCAGAACCAAGGCAGGGAGATGATGATTGTCACCAGTGGAGCGGTGGCCTTTGGCAAGCAAAGATTAAGACATGAGATCCTGCTGTCCCAGAGTGTCCGACAGGCGCTGCATTCAGGACACAACCAGCTCAAGGACATG TCTTTACCGGTGCTGGAAGCCCGAGCCTGTGCGGCAGCAGGACAAAGTGGCCTGATGGCCCTCTATGAGGCCATGTTCACCCAATACAGCACCTGCACTGCACAG GTCCTGGTGACGAACCTGGATTTCCACGATGATGACAAGAGGCAGAACCTGAACAGCaccctgcaggagctgctgcGCATGAACATTGTGCCCATCATCAATACAAATGATGCTGTGGTGCCCCCGCCGGAGCCCAACAGCGACCTGCAGGGGGTAAAT GTGATCAGCATTAAAGACAACGACAGTCTGGCGGCACGGCTAGCTGTTGAGATGAAGGCTGACCTGCTCGTCGCACTGTCTGACGTGGAAG gaTTGTACAACAGCCCTCCTGGAACAGACGATGCAAAGCTTATTGATATCTTCTATCCTGGAGACCAGCAGTCAATCACCTATGGAACAAAGTCCAGAGTTGGGATTGGAGGTATGGAAGCCAAG GTCAAGGCTGCTCTCTGGGCTCTGCAAGGTGGCACCTCAGTGGTCATTGCAAATGGCACCAACCCCAAAGTGACAGGTCATGTCATCACTGATATTGTGGAGGGTAAGAAGGTGGGAACCTTCTTCTCTGAGATCAAACCTGCAG GACCAACTGTTGAGCAGCAGACAGAAATGGCAAGAAACTCTGGAAGAACACTGGCATCTCTGCCCCCAGAGCAG aggAGTGAGATAATCTGCCAACTAGCAGAGCTGCTCActgaaaggaaggaagaaattCTGGCTGCCAACAAGTTGGACATGGACCTTGCAGTTAATACAG GCCATATGCCACAAGCCATGCTAAAGCGTCTAAGCTTGTCACCATCCAAACTTAACAGCTTGGCCATAGGTCTGCGTCAGATCGCAGTGGCCGCCCAGGACAGCGTGGGCCGTGTGCTGCGCAGGACCAGGGTGGCTCACAACCTGGAGCTGGAGCAGATCACAGTGCCCATTGGGGTTCTTCTTGTTATATTTGAGGCCCGACCTGACTGCCTGCCCCAG GTGTCAGCATTGGCCATAGCCAGTGGCAATGCCCTCCTGTTGAAGGGAGGTAAAGAGGCAGCCAACACCAATCGTGTCCTCCATCAGCTCACCCAAGAGGCCCTCTCCATGCATGGAGTCACAGAGGCTGTgcagctg GTGAGCACacgggaggaggtggaggatcTGTGCCGACTGGACAAGATAATCGACTTGATCATCCCCCGAGGTTCCTCCCAGCTGGTTCGGGACATTCAGCGGGCGGCCAAGGGCATCCCTGTGATGGGTCACAGCGAGGGAATCTGCCACGTCTACCTCGATGCAGATGCCAGCATTGACAAAGTCATTAAAATTG TCAGGGACTCAAAGTGTGACTACCCAGCTGCATGTAatgccatggaaacactgctGATTCACAGGGACATCCTCCGCACTCCACTGTTTGACCAAATCATTGACATGCTGCGCACTGAGCGG GTGAAGATTCATGCCGGCCCTCGGTTCGCCTCATACCTGACATTCAGCCCGTCAGAGGCCAAGTCTCTGCGGACAGAGTACGGCGACCTGGAGTGCTGCATGGAGGTGGTGGACAGCATGCAGGAGGCTGTGGATCATATTCATAAGTATGGCAGCTCCCACACAGATGTTATCGTCACAGAAAATG AGGATACAGCTGAGCAGTTCCTGCAGCAGTTAGACAGCGCCTGTGTTTTCTGGAATGCAAGCTCACGCTTCGCTGATGGCTATCGCTTTGGACTTG GAGCAGAAGTAGGCATTAGCACGGCTCGTATCCATGCTCGGGGCCCTGTTGGCCTGGAGGGGCTGCTCACTACAAAGTGGGTTCTGAGAGGTGATGGGCACACAGCAGCTGACTTCTCTGAGCATGGCACAATGAAGTACCTCCATGAAAGCCTGCCTGTCGGGCAGCCTCTTGCTGGGCAAAGGGACAGCAACTAG
- the LOC109997583 gene encoding phenylethanolamine N-methyltransferase, with protein sequence MEDKRTETGVAAMAACYQRFDPAAYLQYNYTPPRADFERKDSIVPWKLACLHRAFTEGDVSGELLVDIGSGPTLYQVLSGCEVFNQVLLTDFLEVNREELRHWLQGEGGCSLDWTPYLQHVCKLEGRRPSAWTEKAAKLRQVITDILPIDVHRPQPLDSDVLPSDGADCLVSCFCLESVSPDLPAFTRALGHIGRLLRPGGHLLLIGALGESYYFGGPGVKIPVVPLSEAQVCASLSESGYTLIRLEVYTLPQDMRVGVDDVSGVFFVKARKD encoded by the exons ATGGAAGACAAGAGGACAGAAACAGGAGTAGCAGCCATGGCAGCTTGCTACCAGAGATTTGATCCTGCAGCATATCTGCAGTATAACTACACTCCACCACGGGCGGACTTTGAGAGGAAGGACAGCATTGTGCCGTGGAAACTGGCCTGCTTGCACAGAGCTTTCACTGAAG GTGATGTAAGTGGTGAACTACTGGTGGACATAGGCTCAGGTCCCACCCTGTACCAGGTGCTGAGTGGCTGTGAAGTCTTTAACCAGGTCCTCCTCACAGACTTCCTGGAGGTcaacagagaggagctgaggcaCTGGCTGCAGGGCGAGGGAGGCTGCAGCCTGGACTGGACCCCGTACCTGCAGCACGTCTGTAAGCTGGAGGGACGACG GCCGTCAGCATGGACAGAGAAAGCTGCCAAACTACGGCAGGTCATCACAGATATCCTCCCCATCGACGTGCACCGCCCTCAGCCTCTGGACAGTGATGTCCTTCCTTCAGATGGGGCCGACTGTCTCGTGTCCTGCTTCTGCCTGGAGAGCGTCAGCCCTGACCTGCCGGCCTTCACCCGGGCCCTGGGTCACATTGGGAGGCTCCTGAGGCCGGGTGGCCACCTCCTGCTAATTGGGGCCCTGGGAGAGAGTTACTACTTTGGGGGACCTGGAGTAAAGATCCCTGTGGTCCCTCTGAGCGAGGCCCAGGTCTGTGCTAGTTTGAGTGAGAGTGGCTACACCCTGATCAGGCTGGAGGTGTACACACTGCCCCAGGACATGAGGGTGGGGGTGGATGACGTCAGCGGGGTGTTCTTTGTTAAGGCAAGAAAGGATTGA